The nucleotide window CTACCTAAATCAACCCCATGAAAAAAGTAACTTTACATCTGGCAGCCATCTTATTGTTGGCATTCACAGTTACCGGTTTTAAAAGTGTAACACTTCACCATCCTGTCTTGAAAAAAAGAGTAGTTGGGCCGCCCAAAACCAAAAAATTACCATTGGAAAAACCTAATGTAACAATTGGTTTTATCAAATTGACTGATATGGCTCCACTGGCCATTGCGAAGTTTTTGGGTTATTTTGATGATGAGGGACTTGCAGTAACCCTGGAAGCCCAAGCCAATTGGAGAGATATTTTAGACAAAGTAATCGACAATCAAATTGATGGCGCTCAAATGCTTGCCGGACAGCCTATCGCAGCCGCTGTAGGTTGTGGAAGACAAGCTCAATTGGTCACCACTTACTCCATGGATTTGAACGGAAATGCCATAACGGTATCCAATACAATTTGGTCCAAAATAAAAGACAGCATTCCGGTGGAATACGGCAGACCGGTTCATCCGATTCCTTCTTATGCCTTGAAACCGGCTTTAAATTTTTATAAAAAAATGAACAAGCCTTTTACATTCGGTATTGTTGCGGCATACTCGACTCACAATTATCAATTGCGTTATTGGCTGGCAGCTGGAGGTATTAATCCTGGATTTTACAACAGTAATAACATTCAAGGAAGCAAAGGAAATACTGATGGAGATGTTTTGCTAAATATTACAGCTCCGCCTCAAATGCCTGAAACTTTAAAATCAGGGACAATTGACGGATATTGTGTTGGAGAGCCATGGAATCAGCAGGCAGTTGAAGAAACAATTGGTGTCCCAATTGTAACCAGCCGAGAAATCTGGAAAAATCACCCTGAAAAAGTGTTTGCAATGACCAAAGAGTTTGTCACCAAATACCCAAATACCGCTATTGCAATCACAAAAGCCTTAATCAAAGCCGGAAAATGGTTGGATAATCCCGAAAACAGAAAAGAAGCCACCCGAATTTTATCTAAAGCGGCTTATGTGGATGGCGAAAAACGCGTGATAGACAATTCAATGCTTGGTACTTTTGAGTTTGAAAAAGGAGATGTCCGTTCAATCCCTGACTTTAATGTTTTCTTCAAATACAATGCCACCTACCCGTATTATTCGGATGGAATTTGGTACATGACTCAAATGAAGCGTTGGGGACAAATCACCGAATCAAAAACTAATGACTGGTATATCAGTAAAATCAAAGAAGTTTACAAACCGGATATGTGGATTCGTGCAGCAAATTTATTGTTGGAAGAAGGATTTATCACAGAAACCGACATCCCTTACACCGATGGATTCAAACCTGTAAGCTCCGACTTTATAGACAATATTCCTTATGATGGAAAAAAACCTGTAGAGTACATCAACAGTTTTAAAATTGGTTTGAAAAACTAAATCTTTACACTGGCACAAAATAAAAACAGCTCAATAATACCACAAAACAAATTTTAGATTCCATAAAACTTGGTGTATTCACAAAATACATCAAGTTTTTTTTATGACTAAATTCTAACCATTAACTACTAAATTTGAGTGAGTATTGCATCGCGTGAGTGATGGCAGTGGAGCTCTCCCGATTTTTCATCGGGAAGCGGGAACGTACAGCACGACCCACCTTTTTCGGTGGGGCACGCCCAAATAAACATTAGCAGACTTCTAAAAGACAATTAAAAAATAAATACCTCCCCTTTTTTGTTACATTAGTTACAAAAACTCAATTATCAATCTGCTATGGAGTGCAATTCTTCCAATAATTCAAAAAAGACTATCGATTTTTAACATTCTAATTTTATTTAACAAAACATCAAAATAAAACGAGTTTTATACGTATTTATACGTAATTATTACTTATTTTTGTTTGTGTAAAATCATGATAATGATTCTTACTGCACCACTTTATAAACGAAGACATACATAATGCAAAATACAGAAATCAAAACTACGTGTTCCTATTGTGGAGTAGGATGCGGAATTATTGTAAAAAATGATTCTAAAAATGGAGTGACGGTTACAGGTGACATAAATCATCCCGTAAATAGAGGAATGCTGTGTTCCAAGGGGATGAACTTACATTATGTAGTCAACGACACTTCGGACAGGATACTGTATCCCGAGATGAGATGGAGTAAATCGCATCCAAAAGAAAGAGTGAGTTGGGATACTGCCTTAGACCGTGCAGCAGCAGTTTTTTCTTCTATCATAAAAAAACATGGCCCAGATAGTGTTGGGTTTTATATATCAGGACAATGTTTGACTGAAGAATATTATTTGGTTAACAAACTTGTAAAAGGTTTTTTGAAAACCAATAATATAGACACCAATTCCAGACTTTGTATGAGTTCGGCGGTGGCGGGTTACAAAAAAACCTTTGGTGAGGATTCTGTTCCAATCGCTTACGCCGATATTGAGTTAGCTGATACTTTCATGATAACAGGAGCCAATCCGGCTTTTTGTCACCCAATTTTGTTCAGACGACTCGAACAACACAAGGAGAAAAACCCAAAAACAAAAATCATTGTTGTTGATCCAAGACGTACCGACTCGGCCATAGCTGCCGATTTGCACTTGCAAATACTTCCGGGAACGGATATTGTTCTATACCACGCCATCGGCAGACGATTGATTGAAAAAGGGTTTGTTGATTTTGATTTTATCCGTAACCATACTGAAAATTTTAAGGCCTACAAAGACTTGGTAATGGGCAGTTCCTATGAAAAAGCATCCAAATTATGTGGTGTTTCCGTAAATGATATTCATATTGCAGCTGACCTTATTGGCAAAGCCAAAGGATTCATCTCGATGTGGGCTATGGGATTGAACCAAAGCGCTATTGGAGTTGATAAAAACACAGCTTTACTCAATCTTTCACTGATAACAGGACAAGTAGGAAAACCGGGTTCTGGACCTTTTTCATTAACGGGACAACCCAATGCAATGGGAGGTCGCGAAGTGGGTGGAATGGCTAATTTGCTTGCAGTTCACAAAGAATTAAATAACCCGGAACATCGTAAGGAAGTGGCTGATTTTTGGGGAATTGACTCCATTTCCGATAAACCGGGGCTGACTGCAACCGAAATGTTCGATGCTTTGGAATCTGGCAAAATGAAAGCCATTTGGATTATTTGTACCAATCCGATGGTGAGTTTACCCGATGCCCGAAGAGCTGAAAAAGCATTGCAAAATGCCAAATTTGTGGTTGTTCAAGAAATCTCCCACAATGCCGATACCGCCAAGTTTGCCGACTTATTGCTTCCTGCCGCCGGATGGCTGGAAAAAGAAGGAACAATGACCAACTCAGAGCGTCGTATTTCTTATCTTCCAAAAGGAATTAACCCGCCAGGCGAAGCTTTATCGGATGTGGAAATTCTATTGGCTTTTGCAAAAAAAATGAAATTCTCCGGTTTCAATTTTAACAATACCGAAGCCGTTTATAAAGAATATTGTCTGATGACAAAAGGCACAAACATTGATGTGTCTTTCCTTAACTATTCCAGACTAAAAAACGAAGGGACTTTTCAATGGCCAGTCCCAGATTATGGACATCCGGGAACTCCTCGATTATTTGCCGATAAAAAATTCTTTACGCCATCACAAAAAGCAATTTTCAATATCCCGACGAGTATCGAAAACACTTCGGAACCACCGTCAGAAAAATATCCTTTTATCCTAACCACAGGACGGATACGCGACCAGTGGCACACAATGACCAAGACCGGTAAAGTGTCCCGATTGATGACGCACACTCCTAGCCCGGTTCTAGAGATAAACCCGATAGACGCTTTCAAAAATGAAATAAAAAATGGTGATATCGTAGTTGTAAGCAGCAAAAACGGGGAAGTTCGCGTTAAAGCTAAATTAACAGAAACGATCAAAGAAGGTGTTCTGTTTTTGCCAATGCACTGGGGAAGACAATTGGATAACGACCTGAACCGAACCAACAATCTGACAAACACCATTGTTGATCCTATTTCGAAAGAACCTGATTTCAAATACACCACAGTAGCGGTTAAAAAATACGTAAAACCGTTCCAAAAAATCGCTGTTATTGGTGCTGGTGCCGCAGCGTTTCGTTTTATTCAAAATTACAGAGAAATCAATACTTTGGACGAAATCATTGTTTTCTCCAACGAAGAAAATCCATTCTACAACCGTGTTCTTTTACCGGAATATGTTACTGCTGAATTGACTTGGGAAAGCCTTTTGAAAATAAAGCAAGATGGTCTGAAACAATTGAATATCACAATGAAATCGGGAGTTGCTATCGAAAATATAAACTCAACCAACAAAACAATAACCGACAGCGACGGAACCGTTCATCAATTTGACACCCTAATAATGGCAACCGGAAGCCGTCCTTTTGTTCCGGAAAATGCACAGCTTCACCTTCCTGGGCGTTTTACGATCAGAAAGAAAAACGATGCCGACCGACTGAAAAATTACCTGGATGCCACCAACTTACCTACCGAAGACCAACATGTAGTTATTATTGGTGGTGGATTATTAGGACTGGAACTGGCAGCTGCCCTCAAACACAAAAAAGTAAAAATTACCATTATACAAAGAGCATCCCGTTTGATGGAACGCCAATTGGATCGAATTTCTAGCAAATTATTGGCCGAAGAAGTACAACAACGTGACATCCAAATCTATTTCGACAACGAGGTTAGCACTGTATTTGAAACCGACAATCCAAACGAATTGGAAATCGCTCTGAAAAGTGGTCGAATCCTTACTGCCAATGCCATTGTGTACACG belongs to Flavobacterium aquiphilum and includes:
- a CDS encoding CmpA/NrtA family ABC transporter substrate-binding protein codes for the protein MKKVTLHLAAILLLAFTVTGFKSVTLHHPVLKKRVVGPPKTKKLPLEKPNVTIGFIKLTDMAPLAIAKFLGYFDDEGLAVTLEAQANWRDILDKVIDNQIDGAQMLAGQPIAAAVGCGRQAQLVTTYSMDLNGNAITVSNTIWSKIKDSIPVEYGRPVHPIPSYALKPALNFYKKMNKPFTFGIVAAYSTHNYQLRYWLAAGGINPGFYNSNNIQGSKGNTDGDVLLNITAPPQMPETLKSGTIDGYCVGEPWNQQAVEETIGVPIVTSREIWKNHPEKVFAMTKEFVTKYPNTAIAITKALIKAGKWLDNPENRKEATRILSKAAYVDGEKRVIDNSMLGTFEFEKGDVRSIPDFNVFFKYNATYPYYSDGIWYMTQMKRWGQITESKTNDWYISKIKEVYKPDMWIRAANLLLEEGFITETDIPYTDGFKPVSSDFIDNIPYDGKKPVEYINSFKIGLKN
- a CDS encoding nitrate reductase, which codes for MQNTEIKTTCSYCGVGCGIIVKNDSKNGVTVTGDINHPVNRGMLCSKGMNLHYVVNDTSDRILYPEMRWSKSHPKERVSWDTALDRAAAVFSSIIKKHGPDSVGFYISGQCLTEEYYLVNKLVKGFLKTNNIDTNSRLCMSSAVAGYKKTFGEDSVPIAYADIELADTFMITGANPAFCHPILFRRLEQHKEKNPKTKIIVVDPRRTDSAIAADLHLQILPGTDIVLYHAIGRRLIEKGFVDFDFIRNHTENFKAYKDLVMGSSYEKASKLCGVSVNDIHIAADLIGKAKGFISMWAMGLNQSAIGVDKNTALLNLSLITGQVGKPGSGPFSLTGQPNAMGGREVGGMANLLAVHKELNNPEHRKEVADFWGIDSISDKPGLTATEMFDALESGKMKAIWIICTNPMVSLPDARRAEKALQNAKFVVVQEISHNADTAKFADLLLPAAGWLEKEGTMTNSERRISYLPKGINPPGEALSDVEILLAFAKKMKFSGFNFNNTEAVYKEYCLMTKGTNIDVSFLNYSRLKNEGTFQWPVPDYGHPGTPRLFADKKFFTPSQKAIFNIPTSIENTSEPPSEKYPFILTTGRIRDQWHTMTKTGKVSRLMTHTPSPVLEINPIDAFKNEIKNGDIVVVSSKNGEVRVKAKLTETIKEGVLFLPMHWGRQLDNDLNRTNNLTNTIVDPISKEPDFKYTTVAVKKYVKPFQKIAVIGAGAAAFRFIQNYREINTLDEIIVFSNEENPFYNRVLLPEYVTAELTWESLLKIKQDGLKQLNITMKSGVAIENINSTNKTITDSDGTVHQFDTLIMATGSRPFVPENAQLHLPGRFTIRKKNDADRLKNYLDATNLPTEDQHVVIIGGGLLGLELAAALKHKKVKITIIQRASRLMERQLDRISSKLLAEEVQQRDIQIYFDNEVSTVFETDNPNELEIALKSGRILTANAIVYTIGTIPNIELARETGLSCGRGVKVNQYLQSSHPDIFAIGEIAEFNNQLFGITSAAEEQADILANFIAGDISSFYKGSILMNILKLEDINLCSIGQIEVPENDDSYEEIIFADLGKRYYKKCIVKNDLLVGAILMGDKNEFAEFKTMIESKIELADKRNTLLRGSGSEAKPVLGKLVCSCSQVGSGNIEDCIKSGVTNFTELCKTTGAGLGCGSCKTEVKEILAKVK